In Pseudomonadota bacterium, the sequence ACCTCTGTGTAAAAGGGAGGTTTGGTTTTGATTTTGTTCAGAGCGATAAAAGATTGACCACACCGCTTATAAAGAAAAATGGTGTATTTGAGGAGGCAAGCTGGGATGAAGCGCTTGATCTCGTTGCGACCAGGTTAACAGAGATAAAGGAAAAGTACGGTTCTGACTCGATAGGTTCTTTATCCTCGGCAAAATGCACTAACGAAGAAAACTATCTTATGCAAAAATTTATGCGCGCCGTGATCGGGACAAATAACGTTGATCACTGCGCACGTCTCTGACACAGCTCAACTGTCGCCGGTCTGGCGGCTGTGTTCGGTTCTGGAGCAATGACAAATTCTATAAGGGAGACCGAGGTTTCCCAGGGGTTTCTGGTGATTGGTTCGAATACGACAGAGAACCATCCTGTTCTTGGTTCAATGATAAAAAAGGAAGTTATAAACAATGGAAAGAAGCTTATTGTGGTCGACCCCAGGAAAATAGAACTTTCAAAAAATGCTGACTACTATTTTTCGATAAATCCAGGCACAAACATTGCCATCCTGAATGGCTTTATGCACGTTCTTGTAAAGGAGGGACTTTATAATAAGGACTATGTAGAAACGAGATGCGAGGGTTTTGAAGCGCTGTCGAAGACCCTTGAAAAATATACGCCTGAATATGTTGCAGAGATTTGTGGTATCGATAATCCCGAGGATATTGTGAGTGCGGCAAGACTCATGGCCGGGTTGAAACCCATGGCACTCTATTACTCAATGGGTATTACCCAGTTTGTGTCAGGTGTTAACGGGGTAAAATCTACTGCGAACCTTCAAATGTTGCTCGGCAATCTTGGTGTTGCCGGCGGCGGAGTAAATCCTCTCAGAGGACAGAATAATGTTCAGGGTGCCTGTGATATGGGTGCTTTACCGAATGTATACCCCGCTTACCAGCCTGTAACAACAGAAGAAAATAAGGCAAAATTCGAGGCCGCCTGGGATGTTTCCGGACTCTCCACCAAGCCGGGCCTCACACTGCTCGAAATGTTCAACCAGGCAATTGCCGGTAATGTGAAGGCAGTATATGAAATGGGTGAAAATCCGGTTGTATCTGACCCGAATCAGCACCATGTCATTGAAGCGCTGAAATCCTTGGAATTTTTTGTGGTGCAGGATATTTTTCTTACTGAAACCGCTCAATACGCAGATGTTGTACTGCCTGCCTGTGCCTTCCTCGAGAAGGAAGGCAGCGTGACGAATACGGAAAGAAGGGTCCAGCTAATGCACAAGGTTCTTCCGCCAAAAGGCGATGTGAAAGACGATTGGTGGATTATCACACAGGTGGCAAACAGGATGGGTGCAAAATGGCATTACACAAAACCTGAAGATATTTTCGAAGAAATCAGGAAGGTTACCCCGTCATATGCCGGTATAACCTATGAAAGGGCCGAATGGTCTCTGCTGCAATGGCCATGTCCTAACGTTGATCATCCGGGGACTCAGTATCTCCATAAGGAAAAGTTTTCAAGAGGCCTTGGTTTATTTACACCTATCGAATATACTCCACCGGCAGAAGGTACTGACTCAGAATATCCTATGATATTAACGACCGGACGTATACTTGACCACTTCCATACCGGTACAATGACAAGGAATTCAAAAGTGCTCGATGAAAATGTACCGGAAGGGTATATTGAACTTAATCCAAACGATGCAGAGAACTTCAATATAAAAAACGGAGAGCTTGTATCGGTATCGTCGAGACGTGGAAGTATCAGGATAAAAGCAAAGGTAACCGAAAAGGTAAAGCCGAATATAGTTTTTATACCTTTTCATTTCTTTGAGGCATGTGCGAACGTTTTAACAATAGATGCGCTGGACCCCTTATGTAAAATACCGGAATATAAGGTATGTTCCTGCAAGATAGAGAAGATTCAGCCTTAACAACAGTGAATAGCTTTATACTGTCATATCAATTTGCAAAGGGCGATGACCGCCATAATCCATAATGGGTGATGCGCGGTTGGCTATATAAAAATTTAAGGAGGGAAAATGGCTAACAAACCAGTAGAAATTGTCCAGCTTGCAGGTGACGCAGGGAAGTATAAGGCAAATCTCACACCCGGCAATTGGCTTGTGAGAAGCTTTATGGCAGGTCTCTTTATCGCTGTAGGAGGGGCGCTTGCAACGGTCTGTTCCACGGGGATGCCGATACCGGGCGTCAAATCTTTAATTGCAGGAGCAGTCTTCCCTGTGGGCTTGATCGCCATCGTGCTTACCGGGATGTCACTCTTTACCGGAGACACTATGCTTATCCCCATGGCGGTGTTTCAGAAAAAATCCACCTGGGCGAGGGTTTTTAACGCATGGTTCTGGGTATATATCGGTAATTTCATTGGTTCCCTTTTCTGGGCTTATCTCATGTCTGTCGGGCCTTTCAGTAAGGGTGGCTCACCCGAAGTGACTGTATTCGGGCAGAACGCAATCACTATTGCAGAAGCAAAGGTATTGCCATATATAGCAGCAGGAGGTGCAGGGCTATGGTCTGCGTTTATGAAGGGTATTGCCTGTAACCTTCTCGTGAATGTTGCCATTCTGCTTGCCATTTCCTCGAAGAACATGATCGGTAAGTTTTTCGGGATCTGGTTTCCCATCATGGCCTTTGTTTCGTCAGGCTTTGAGCATAGTGTGGCAAATATGTATTTTATTCCCACAGGAATTATGCTCGGCGCAAAAGTTACATGGGGTCAATTCATTTACTGGAATCTTGTACCAGTAACGATAGGAAATATCGTCGGTGGTTTCATATTTATCGGTGCAGTCTATTACTGGTCTTTCAAAAAAGAATTATCAAGCATGTCGCCTACATAGTCATTTCGTTCATAAAATGCCCCGGTCAGTAAAACCGGGGCATTTTTTTTATCCCGGATTTATCATTAGAATCATATGGGTGTCGGACCATCCCTCTCAAACACGCTCATTCCGCTCCAGTGGCTTCAATCGCTCGCGTTCGGCTTCGGAACTTTTGCATACACAAAAGACCAAGCTTCCTCGCCTCTCGACGGTTTGCTCCGGGATACCCGACACCTTCCTAACGACATATTTGGGTTTATTTTTTAGTAACCTTCAGGAGCCCAGTACCCATCACCAGGAAAACAAATACAGTTACAGGCCACACGGGGTGTACAATCCTGTGTATTCCGAAGATGAAGGAGAGGAAGAGGATTGCTACAGTGCCGATAAGGGAGATATAGGCAAATATGCTGTTAATCCTTTTGCCTATCCACCCGATGAATACGATGTAGACGATTGCACTCAATAAGACCGCGATCCAGGTAATTTCCCTGAGAATCTCCTTAACAAAAAACCCAAGGAGCAATGATATGGCGCCAATGAGAAGTGTTGTGATTCTTGAAGCAAGAAGGAGCGTTCTGTCATCGCTTATCTTAAACAGTGGCGCCACGTAGCCTTTTACTGCAAGGGTGGTGGCGCCCATCAGGAAGGGGGAGCCGGAACTCATAAGAGGCGCCCACATGCTGATAAGGAAAAAGATTGCGATAAACGGCGGGACAATGTCGAGAAGGGCGGGAAGGGCAGCAAGAGAGGGTATGTCAGGGAAGATATGTTTTGCTGCAATACCGCACAGGGCGGCCATTGCAACAACAGGTATGGCAATAAGATTCCCTATTAATATACCTTTTTTGCCTTCTTCAATGGTTCTTGCCGATGATGCTGTATTGATAACCGGCTGGGCAAGGACTCCCAGAGTAAAATTTATATATGCCCAGCTTAATGCCTGGAAGACCCCTAAATCGCCGAACGGCTGGAAATAAAAGGTGTGATGCGCCATTTGAGATAGCGCACCGGTATTAAAGATGACATAAAAGCCGCCCAGGAATATCCCGATGATTATTGCACCGATGTGGATGAGATTTGTATATGCCGTTGCAACAAAGCCTCCCATTACATTATAGAGGGTGAATACTATTGCAGTAAGCACCATACCTTCTTTAAAGGAAAACTGACCTTTCAGGATGACACTGAGTATTACACCGCCGCCGACGATCTGCATGGTAACGACCCAGATTGAGAAGACAAGCTGCAGTATGCCGGCGAGTTTTGTCGTTTTCTTATCGTAGAGACTGCCTACTACATCGAGTATTGAATACGTTTTTTTGCCCTGCAGGATTTTACCAATGAGGAGACTTGTAATGCACATGGCTAACCATATGCCTACCTGGAACCACAGGGCGCTGATCCCGTGAATATATGCCCCCTGGGCCATACCTACTATAGATACACCGCCAATCCATGTCCCCGCAATCAACACTGATATAAAAGGGATAGAAAGTCCTCTCGATGCGACAAGATATGCTTCAGATGACCGTGATTTTCTTGTGACATATATACCGGTCAGCCATAAGAGGCATACATATCCGCCGATGGTAAGGAGATAGATGGTCTTCATCGCTTTACCTCCTGCTGAAAAACTCCGCTAAACGCTCCTTAAATAGTGGTTTTCCGGCAAGCTCGGAAACATAGAACCTTTCCTTGTCGAGGTGGTTGTCAAGACCTGAAAACAGCGAGTCATTCACAAGGTCTTTGAAATACTTTATGGTTTCCATGGGGAGCATTTTAATCTCTTTGATGAGATCGGTCAATTTTCCTTCTAATTCATCCTCTTCTACGACAACATTTACCAGCCCCAGTTCCTTTGCCTCGGCCATATCGATATTTCGTGATAGTAAGTAAAATTCATTAAAACGTTTTGCACCGACAAGCCTGGAAAGCAATATGCTCCCGCCGCCATCCGGGGTAAGACCTATTCTCCTGTACCCCATGTTCATTACGGTGTTTTTTGTGGCAACAGACAGGTCACATGCCAGAGAAAGCCCAATACCTGCACCCACCGCTACGCCTTCCAGTACGGCAATTACAACAGCGCCGGTGTTCCTTATAAGCTTTATACTTTCGTGGAGCACACCGGCCATTGTATCGATGCGTGCGCCCGGGTCTTTGCTTTCTTTAAATTCAATAAGATCTCCGCCGGCGCAGAAGGCCTTTCCTGATCCTCGAATAACTATTATTTGAGCGCCGCTATTATCAGCTTTTTGCAGTGATTTATGGAGATGGACGAGGAGTTCCGAATTCATTGAGTTTTTCTTATCCGGCCTGTTAAGGGTGATCGTGTATATTCCGTTTTCGGATGATTCCAATATTACTGACATTTTTCCTCCTGGATTTTAAGCTAATGAATTTTCTATGATTAAATATTTGAGAGGAATTTGCAATACAAAAAAAGAATAATTTTAAATGGAGTTAATACCTGAAACGATAATGCAAATCGCAAACATATAAAACCCATCATTCCTAAATACTTACAACAGATGTTAGAGGTAAATTATCAGATATAAGCATGTTAGAATCTATACCGGTTGGTTATGGGAAAACTCATGTCTTTTCCAAATGATTTTTTTGTAATTTTTATGCCTATCGGGGATTGTCTTCTCTTGTATTCATTTTTTTGAATCATGGCGATTATCTTTTTTACCAATGCAGGGTCGCTCCCCATAGCAATTAATTCCTCAATTGTTTTATTGTCTTCGATGCAGCCCTTGAGGATGGGGTCGAGAACCTCATAAGGCGGGAGCG encodes:
- the fdhF gene encoding formate dehydrogenase subunit alpha, which codes for MTTPLIKKNGVFEEASWDEALDLVATRLTEIKEKYGSDSIGSLSSAKCTNEENYLMQKFMRAVIGTNNVDHCARLUHSSTVAGLAAVFGSGAMTNSIRETEVSQGFLVIGSNTTENHPVLGSMIKKEVINNGKKLIVVDPRKIELSKNADYYFSINPGTNIAILNGFMHVLVKEGLYNKDYVETRCEGFEALSKTLEKYTPEYVAEICGIDNPEDIVSAARLMAGLKPMALYYSMGITQFVSGVNGVKSTANLQMLLGNLGVAGGGVNPLRGQNNVQGACDMGALPNVYPAYQPVTTEENKAKFEAAWDVSGLSTKPGLTLLEMFNQAIAGNVKAVYEMGENPVVSDPNQHHVIEALKSLEFFVVQDIFLTETAQYADVVLPACAFLEKEGSVTNTERRVQLMHKVLPPKGDVKDDWWIITQVANRMGAKWHYTKPEDIFEEIRKVTPSYAGITYERAEWSLLQWPCPNVDHPGTQYLHKEKFSRGLGLFTPIEYTPPAEGTDSEYPMILTTGRILDHFHTGTMTRNSKVLDENVPEGYIELNPNDAENFNIKNGELVSVSSRRGSIRIKAKVTEKVKPNIVFIPFHFFEACANVLTIDALDPLCKIPEYKVCSCKIEKIQP
- a CDS encoding formate/nitrite transporter family protein, with the protein product MANKPVEIVQLAGDAGKYKANLTPGNWLVRSFMAGLFIAVGGALATVCSTGMPIPGVKSLIAGAVFPVGLIAIVLTGMSLFTGDTMLIPMAVFQKKSTWARVFNAWFWVYIGNFIGSLFWAYLMSVGPFSKGGSPEVTVFGQNAITIAEAKVLPYIAAGGAGLWSAFMKGIACNLLVNVAILLAISSKNMIGKFFGIWFPIMAFVSSGFEHSVANMYFIPTGIMLGAKVTWGQFIYWNLVPVTIGNIVGGFIFIGAVYYWSFKKELSSMSPT
- a CDS encoding enoyl-CoA hydratase/isomerase family protein, producing MSVILESSENGIYTITLNRPDKKNSMNSELLVHLHKSLQKADNSGAQIIVIRGSGKAFCAGGDLIEFKESKDPGARIDTMAGVLHESIKLIRNTGAVVIAVLEGVAVGAGIGLSLACDLSVATKNTVMNMGYRRIGLTPDGGGSILLSRLVGAKRFNEFYLLSRNIDMAEAKELGLVNVVVEEDELEGKLTDLIKEIKMLPMETIKYFKDLVNDSLFSGLDNHLDKERFYVSELAGKPLFKERLAEFFSRR